In the genome of Cellvibrio sp. KY-YJ-3, one region contains:
- a CDS encoding NAD(P)H-dependent glycerol-3-phosphate dehydrogenase, which produces MSKISKITVLGGGSFGTAIANIIACNQYPTYLWMRSAEQAEATAAAHENTRYLPGYALNKGLVITADLADAVVGADLIFISIPTHSFRAVTQMIKPLLDAHTMVVSTAKGIEPEGFTLMSQILEQELPGHAIGVLSGPNFAKEIVQQQQTGTVIASESDALTSAVQCTLKSETFRVYANHDRYGVELGGALKNIYAIICGMAAALGAGHNTQAMLLTRSLAEMSRFAQVMGANPMTFLGLAGVGDLILTCTSDLSRNYRVGFALGQGKQLDEIVASLGQVAEGVNTLRQVKQKAGELGIYMPLVNGLYAVLFEGRAISEVARGLMVGEQADDVEFLRGN; this is translated from the coding sequence ATGAGTAAAATTTCTAAAATAACAGTATTGGGAGGCGGTAGTTTTGGCACAGCGATTGCGAATATTATTGCCTGTAACCAGTACCCTACCTATTTGTGGATGCGCTCTGCAGAGCAGGCGGAAGCCACGGCGGCAGCACACGAAAATACTCGTTACCTGCCAGGCTATGCGCTTAACAAAGGTTTAGTTATCACCGCTGATTTGGCCGATGCTGTTGTCGGAGCAGACTTGATTTTTATTTCTATCCCCACGCATTCATTCCGGGCCGTTACACAAATGATCAAACCATTATTGGATGCCCATACCATGGTGGTGAGCACTGCAAAAGGAATCGAGCCAGAAGGCTTTACTCTCATGAGTCAAATACTTGAACAGGAGTTGCCTGGGCATGCGATTGGCGTGTTAAGTGGCCCCAACTTTGCCAAAGAAATAGTTCAGCAGCAGCAAACGGGGACAGTGATCGCCAGTGAAAGTGATGCTCTGACTAGTGCTGTGCAGTGCACTTTAAAGTCCGAAACGTTTCGTGTTTATGCTAACCATGATCGTTACGGCGTGGAATTGGGCGGCGCGCTTAAAAATATCTACGCTATTATTTGCGGTATGGCAGCGGCGCTGGGGGCAGGGCACAACACGCAAGCAATGCTACTGACTCGTAGTCTTGCCGAAATGAGCCGTTTTGCGCAGGTGATGGGGGCTAATCCCATGACTTTTTTAGGCTTGGCCGGCGTTGGCGATTTGATATTAACCTGCACCTCGGATTTAAGCCGAAATTACCGTGTAGGTTTCGCCTTAGGCCAGGGAAAGCAATTGGATGAAATCGTCGCTTCGCTTGGACAGGTAGCCGAGGGTGTGAATACTCTGCGTCAGGTAAAGCAAAAAGCCGGCGAGCTAGGTATTTACATGCCTTTGGTAAATGGGTTGTATGCTGTGCTTTTTGAAGGGCGAGCTATTTCTGAAGTGGCTCGTGGTTTAATGGTTGGTGAGCAAGCCGACGATGTTGAATTTTTAAGGGGAAACTAA
- the folE gene encoding GTP cyclohydrolase I FolE, with protein MKEHFASIIASIGEDLTRPGLLDTPDRAAKAFQFLTRGYNQTLEEVVNDALFPSDSEEMIMVKDIELYSLCEHHLLPFIGKAHVAYIPTGKVLGLSKVARIVDMFARRLQIQEQLTVQIAECIQQITGASGVGVIIEAKHMCMMMRGVEKQNSSMKTSAMLGSFRSNQATRSEFLSLLRD; from the coding sequence ATGAAAGAACACTTTGCGAGTATTATTGCCAGCATTGGCGAAGATTTAACCCGCCCCGGTTTATTAGACACCCCCGACCGTGCCGCAAAAGCGTTTCAGTTTCTAACCCGAGGCTACAATCAAACCCTTGAGGAAGTCGTGAATGATGCACTTTTTCCATCGGACTCGGAGGAGATGATTATGGTGAAAGATATTGAACTCTATTCACTTTGCGAGCATCACCTGCTGCCGTTTATCGGCAAAGCCCATGTGGCTTATATCCCCACTGGAAAAGTACTGGGGCTATCTAAAGTTGCACGTATCGTCGATATGTTTGCGCGTCGCCTGCAAATTCAGGAGCAACTGACAGTGCAAATTGCGGAGTGCATTCAGCAGATTACCGGCGCATCAGGCGTGGGGGTTATTATTGAAGCAAAACACATGTGTATGATGATGCGCGGTGTTGAAAAGCAAAACTCTTCAATGAAAACCTCTGCCATGCTTGGCTCATTCCGCTCCAACCAAGCAACGCGCAGCGAATTTTTATCATTACTTCGCGACTAG
- the sixA gene encoding phosphohistidine phosphatase SixA encodes MIIYILRHGQAEAQITSDEARKLTQKGFFETEKVLAARLKELANIAAIWASPLVRAQQTAQIAQQYFPAIPLQTTEFLIPEADPNQLIDWLYRNDASNPGAILLVSHQPMVGKLLGLLCGKPEGFYPMGTSSLAAVEIQTIASGLGELLWLDHAVH; translated from the coding sequence ATGATCATTTATATATTGCGCCATGGCCAGGCCGAGGCGCAGATAACCTCTGACGAGGCGCGCAAACTCACGCAGAAGGGTTTTTTTGAAACCGAGAAAGTACTGGCGGCGCGACTGAAAGAACTGGCAAATATCGCAGCAATCTGGGCCAGTCCCCTCGTTCGTGCACAGCAAACAGCGCAGATAGCCCAGCAATATTTCCCTGCTATTCCTTTGCAAACGACGGAGTTTTTGATACCTGAGGCAGATCCCAATCAACTAATCGATTGGCTTTACCGTAACGATGCATCAAACCCAGGGGCCATACTGCTGGTAAGCCATCAGCCAATGGTAGGTAAACTTCTCGGGTTACTTTGCGGCAAACCGGAGGGGTTTTATCCCATGGGGACTAGCTCATTGGCAGCTGTCGAGATTCAAACTATCGCATCCGGACTGGGAGAGCTGCTCTGGCTTGATCACGCCGTTCATTAA
- a CDS encoding DUF4389 domain-containing protein — MDNEQLKSNLTSSKHWFRLVFMLIFAAVLQVASIVMWVLVIAQFFFSLITGEDNQYLRRFGYSLSTYIYDVLKFLCYSSDEKPFPFADWPKGSAEKHAGADEKSVEPVNTNAATDAITDDTKGDK; from the coding sequence ATGGATAACGAACAACTGAAATCAAACCTGACTTCAAGCAAGCACTGGTTTCGACTGGTATTTATGCTTATTTTTGCCGCTGTTTTACAGGTGGCAAGTATCGTTATGTGGGTATTGGTGATTGCCCAATTTTTCTTTTCGCTAATTACCGGTGAGGACAATCAATACCTGCGTCGCTTTGGCTATTCACTCTCAACTTATATTTATGATGTGTTGAAGTTCTTGTGTTACAGCAGTGATGAAAAACCCTTCCCGTTTGCTGATTGGCCCAAAGGTTCTGCTGAAAAACATGCTGGTGCCGATGAAAAATCAGTAGAGCCAGTCAATACCAATGCTGCAACTGATGCCATCACCGACGACACAAAAGGCGATAAATGA
- a CDS encoding alpha/beta fold hydrolase — protein MQQVLDDSRSPRELRFTVNDLEFSAQEWGDSGQLPVLALHGWLDNSASFFKLAPQLQNLHIVALDLAGHGQSSHRLGQTAYTPWDDVNDIFAVADYLGWQRFALLGHSRGAIISTLAAGTFPERCIGLGLIEGILPEPASPQDAPAQLASAITGLRAQQQKTQSVYTNLDVAIKARERGMFPLGSEAATALTMRGVVARDGGFSWSTDPRLMVPSVFKMSREQLAAFLNRVEAPIKLLLGDNGLPKLYANYLEEVNKFSQVDYEVLGGGHHLHMEQESELIAKKLNTFFARLSL, from the coding sequence ATGCAACAAGTTTTAGACGATTCCAGATCTCCACGCGAACTGCGATTCACTGTTAATGACCTTGAGTTCTCCGCACAGGAGTGGGGCGATTCTGGTCAGCTTCCAGTGCTGGCACTTCATGGTTGGCTGGATAACTCCGCCAGTTTTTTCAAACTTGCTCCGCAACTACAAAACCTGCACATAGTTGCACTTGATTTGGCTGGCCACGGCCAAAGCTCGCACCGCTTGGGCCAAACGGCTTACACACCTTGGGATGATGTCAACGATATTTTTGCTGTAGCCGATTATTTGGGCTGGCAGCGATTTGCACTCCTTGGGCATTCCCGCGGTGCGATTATTAGCACTTTGGCGGCAGGCACATTTCCTGAACGATGCATTGGGCTTGGTCTAATAGAGGGGATTCTGCCAGAGCCGGCATCCCCCCAGGATGCGCCGGCACAACTCGCCAGTGCCATAACAGGTTTGCGTGCCCAGCAACAAAAGACTCAATCCGTATACACCAATCTTGATGTGGCGATTAAGGCTCGTGAGCGGGGGATGTTTCCTTTGGGGAGTGAGGCTGCCACCGCCTTAACTATGAGAGGTGTTGTTGCGCGCGACGGTGGTTTTTCCTGGAGCACTGATCCACGCCTGATGGTTCCATCGGTGTTTAAAATGTCGCGTGAGCAATTAGCGGCTTTTTTGAATCGTGTTGAAGCACCAATTAAATTATTGCTTGGGGACAATGGTTTACCCAAGCTTTATGCAAATTATTTGGAAGAAGTTAATAAGTTTTCTCAAGTGGATTACGAGGTTCTGGGCGGCGGGCATCATCTTCATATGGAGCAAGAGTCGGAATTAATTGCAAAAAAGCTGAACACTTTTTTTGCAAGATTATCGCTATAG
- a CDS encoding flavin reductase family protein yields the protein MQNNSLASSMKLGMRRLASGVCVLSTSLGGDERFAMTVSSVTSVSDSPASLLVCINQAVSQQAHLSSPDVMFAINVLSVNHQDVSNVCAGRDPSKNRFGVGHWVTDESGLPVLADALAVFICKTDKVMTYGTHKIVIGAISNVIVNGAEVNPLLYANGSYGALGSIE from the coding sequence ATGCAAAACAACAGTTTGGCGTCTTCTATGAAGTTAGGCATGCGCAGGCTAGCTTCAGGTGTTTGTGTGCTGTCCACTTCTTTAGGTGGAGATGAGCGGTTTGCGATGACCGTATCTTCTGTGACTTCAGTGTCAGATTCTCCAGCATCATTACTGGTGTGTATCAATCAGGCTGTTTCGCAGCAGGCGCACCTGAGTAGCCCTGATGTGATGTTTGCCATCAATGTACTTTCCGTCAATCATCAGGATGTCTCCAATGTTTGTGCGGGGCGCGACCCTTCAAAAAACCGGTTTGGCGTTGGGCACTGGGTAACTGATGAGTCAGGATTGCCTGTGTTAGCAGATGCACTTGCTGTGTTTATTTGCAAAACCGATAAGGTTATGACTTACGGAACTCACAAAATAGTCATAGGTGCGATTAGCAATGTAATTGTTAACGGGGCAGAGGTGAATCCTCTTCTTTATGCCAATGGAAGCTATGGTGCGCTTGGCTCAATTGAGTGA
- a CDS encoding MFS transporter, whose translation MSLSFAQQAIPYWRLSGFYFFYFAVVGALIPYWGIYLKSLGYSSQDVGVISAIILATRIIAPNFWGWLADRTQQRLRIIRVGSLLASIIFAGVMLDSRYWWLVLVVSCYTFFWHAVLPQFEVITLGYLGDNYSRYGQIRLWGSMGFMAAVVGLGWVFDVLPVRYLPLFILSFLILIWLSSLSLKDMTRKKTAAISGGFWGVIMQPTVLCFLIASFLLQFSHGPYYTFYTLYLVENYNYSRSATGLLWALGVLAEVAIFIVMFKLLQRFTLRTLLLFSLLVSMVRWLLIGYLADSLWVLLFAQLMHACSFGIAHSVSIELVRNYFTGGHQGQGQALYSSFSFGAGGAAGALVGGLLWDYSAPLTFLLAAISVGIAFLLCYFWLHPAHQALRGD comes from the coding sequence ATGTCTCTTTCGTTTGCACAACAAGCAATTCCCTATTGGCGTTTATCCGGCTTTTATTTTTTTTATTTTGCAGTGGTCGGCGCGTTAATTCCTTATTGGGGAATTTACCTGAAGTCACTGGGGTATTCCTCGCAAGACGTGGGTGTGATCAGTGCGATTATTTTGGCCACGCGTATTATCGCTCCCAATTTTTGGGGCTGGTTGGCTGACCGCACCCAGCAGCGGCTGCGCATTATTCGTGTTGGCAGTTTGCTGGCGAGCATTATTTTTGCCGGCGTGATGTTGGATTCACGCTATTGGTGGCTGGTGTTGGTAGTCAGTTGCTACACTTTTTTTTGGCATGCCGTGTTGCCGCAATTTGAAGTTATCACCCTCGGTTATTTAGGTGATAACTACTCGCGCTATGGGCAAATTCGCCTCTGGGGTTCCATGGGGTTTATGGCCGCGGTGGTGGGATTGGGCTGGGTATTTGATGTGCTGCCCGTTCGCTATTTACCGCTCTTTATTCTCAGTTTTCTAATTCTGATTTGGCTTTCAAGTTTAAGCCTGAAAGACATGACCCGGAAAAAAACAGCCGCAATCAGCGGTGGTTTTTGGGGGGTGATAATGCAGCCAACGGTATTGTGTTTTTTAATCGCCAGTTTTTTGCTGCAATTTAGCCATGGCCCTTACTATACTTTTTATACTCTGTATCTGGTCGAGAATTATAACTACTCACGCTCTGCCACAGGGCTGTTGTGGGCACTGGGGGTACTGGCGGAAGTAGCCATATTCATAGTGATGTTTAAGCTCCTGCAGCGCTTCACATTGCGCACTTTATTGCTGTTTAGTTTGCTGGTCAGCATGGTGCGTTGGTTGTTAATTGGTTACCTGGCAGATTCATTGTGGGTACTCTTGTTTGCCCAGCTTATGCACGCTTGCAGTTTCGGTATTGCCCATTCTGTTTCCATCGAGTTAGTGCGCAATTATTTTACCGGTGGACATCAAGGGCAAGGGCAAGCTCTCTATAGTTCATTCAGTTTTGGTGCGGGCGGTGCAGCGGGTGCGTTAGTAGGTGGGTTACTCTGGGATTACAGCGCCCCCTTAACTTTTTTATTGGCGGCGATTTCAGTGGGCATCGCATTTTTATTGTGTTATTTCTGGTTGCATCCTGCACATCAAGCCTTACGAGGTGATTGA
- a CDS encoding DUF4892 domain-containing protein codes for MKLFLITAVFIFSGFVHAAELSLEPYHNARILFQSSGETDDYLFALGSYKKIAGSWRLDRQQRLSGNLTRYTVELPEGHSASKGFDFYLDQLQNFNLRELFHCNGRDCGTSNSWANNHFKILQLYGLDQFQQYGAYEVINADAKPFYVALYAVQRGNKRVYLQLDIVHVDRVNEQGIAANPESIIRALDSSGYYVFPDLLTGDAQGVMTINIKPAHLQALVDVLKSRPEWTLAIVGHDYSPVPLAVQQKNSHAYAEQLKTAVQEAGIGADRLVSYGVGGLAPAGKGDRTARVELVKIYRQ; via the coding sequence ATGAAATTGTTTTTGATCACTGCAGTTTTTATTTTCTCCGGTTTTGTTCATGCGGCAGAGTTATCGCTTGAACCTTATCACAATGCCCGCATTCTCTTCCAAAGCTCAGGGGAGACTGATGATTATTTATTTGCGCTAGGTAGTTATAAAAAAATCGCGGGCAGTTGGCGATTGGATCGTCAGCAGCGCTTGAGTGGTAATTTGACTCGCTACACGGTGGAGTTGCCTGAGGGGCATAGCGCAAGCAAGGGATTTGACTTCTATTTGGATCAATTGCAAAACTTTAATTTGCGCGAGTTGTTTCATTGTAATGGCCGCGATTGCGGTACCAGTAATTCGTGGGCTAATAATCATTTTAAAATCCTTCAGCTGTATGGTTTGGATCAATTTCAACAGTACGGCGCTTATGAAGTTATCAATGCCGATGCAAAGCCGTTTTATGTTGCGCTATATGCAGTTCAGCGCGGTAATAAACGCGTTTATTTGCAGTTAGATATTGTGCATGTGGATCGGGTTAATGAGCAGGGAATTGCAGCTAATCCTGAGTCAATTATTCGTGCCTTGGATTCCAGCGGTTACTACGTATTTCCGGATTTACTGACGGGTGACGCTCAGGGCGTTATGACTATTAATATCAAACCCGCGCATCTGCAGGCATTGGTTGATGTGTTAAAAAGCCGCCCTGAATGGACTCTCGCCATTGTCGGGCACGATTATTCGCCGGTACCGCTGGCTGTTCAGCAGAAAAACTCCCATGCTTACGCTGAGCAATTAAAAACAGCGGTGCAAGAAGCTGGTATTGGCGCTGATCGTCTGGTGTCTTATGGGGTCGGTGGGTTAGCGCCAGCAGGTAAGGGCGATAGAACGGCGCGAGTTGAATTGGTTAAAATTTACCGCCAATAA
- the prmB gene encoding 50S ribosomal protein L3 N(5)-glutamine methyltransferase, whose product MALSPSDFDAARDELLTIRDFLRWGASEFIAAKLFYGHGTDNPWDEAEQLVLHAINLSPPLGDEWLDARLTLPERKKVVANLARRIQERVPAAYITRQAWFAGLPFAVDERVLVPRSPIGELIQKQFEPWLVNEPAQILDLCTGSGCIGIACAYAFPEAYVQLSDISFDALAVAEENIEQHGLAERVFAMQSDLFENLQGQVFDLIVSNPPYVDAEDMASLPEEYHAEPELGLASGDDGLDFTRRLLTEAVDYLSEQGVLLVEVGNSWPALEAAYPALPFTWIEFERGGHGVFVLNAEDLRKARADGIL is encoded by the coding sequence ATGGCTTTATCTCCTTCTGATTTTGATGCCGCACGCGATGAATTATTGACCATTCGCGATTTCTTGCGTTGGGGTGCGAGTGAGTTTATTGCGGCCAAACTGTTTTATGGTCACGGTACCGACAACCCTTGGGATGAAGCGGAACAATTAGTGCTGCATGCCATTAACCTGTCGCCGCCTTTGGGTGACGAATGGCTGGATGCTCGCTTAACTTTGCCTGAACGTAAAAAAGTTGTCGCCAACTTGGCGCGACGCATTCAAGAGCGAGTTCCTGCCGCCTATATCACCCGCCAAGCCTGGTTTGCCGGGTTGCCGTTTGCGGTGGATGAGCGGGTATTAGTGCCGCGCTCCCCAATTGGCGAGCTGATCCAAAAACAGTTTGAGCCGTGGTTGGTCAATGAACCTGCGCAGATTCTGGATTTGTGCACCGGTAGTGGCTGTATCGGTATTGCTTGCGCTTATGCCTTTCCTGAGGCTTATGTGCAATTAAGTGATATCTCTTTTGATGCGTTGGCGGTAGCAGAAGAAAATATCGAGCAACATGGCTTGGCTGAGCGGGTATTTGCCATGCAGTCGGATCTATTTGAGAACCTGCAAGGGCAAGTGTTTGATCTGATCGTTTCCAATCCGCCCTATGTTGATGCCGAAGATATGGCCAGCCTGCCTGAGGAGTATCACGCAGAGCCGGAGCTGGGGTTAGCCTCTGGTGATGACGGCTTGGATTTTACCCGTCGCTTATTGACTGAGGCCGTAGATTACCTGAGCGAGCAGGGCGTGTTGCTGGTGGAGGTAGGGAACTCCTGGCCGGCGCTGGAAGCGGCTTACCCTGCGTTGCCTTTTACCTGGATTGAATTTGAACGCGGTGGTCATGGGGTATTCGTATTAAATGCAGAAGACCTGCGCAAAGCGCGTGCCGATGGAATTCTATAG
- the aroC gene encoding chorismate synthase, translated as MSGNTYGKLFTVTTFGESHGVALGAIVDGCPPGLELTEADIQIDLDRRKPGQSRYTTQRREEDAVKILSGVFEGKTTGTPIGMLIENTDQRSKDYSNIKDQFRPAHADYTYMQKYGVRDYRGGGRSSARETAMRVAAGSIAKKYLKDFHGIEVRGYLSQLGPIKIESVDWDQIDQNPFFCPDASKVPEMETFMQALNKEGDSIGAKITVVATNVPPGLGEPIFDRLDAEIAHALMSINAVKGVEIGEGFGSVEQRGSQHRDEMTPEGFLSNNAGGILGGISSGQDIIANIALKPTSSLHIPGRSVDVHGNPVEVITKGRHDPCVGIRATPIAEAMLALVLMDHLLRNRGQNGAVQHSVPVIPGSVK; from the coding sequence ATGTCTGGAAATACCTACGGCAAATTATTTACGGTTACCACCTTTGGCGAGAGTCACGGCGTAGCGCTGGGCGCGATTGTGGATGGTTGCCCACCCGGCCTTGAGTTGACTGAGGCGGATATTCAAATTGATCTGGATCGCCGCAAGCCCGGGCAGTCGCGTTACACCACCCAGCGTCGCGAAGAGGATGCAGTCAAGATTTTGTCGGGAGTGTTTGAGGGTAAAACTACCGGTACACCGATTGGCATGCTGATCGAGAACACTGATCAACGCTCCAAAGATTACTCCAATATCAAAGACCAATTTCGCCCGGCCCACGCTGATTACACCTACATGCAAAAATATGGTGTGCGCGACTATCGCGGTGGCGGTCGTTCCTCCGCGCGTGAGACGGCCATGCGTGTTGCAGCTGGCTCTATCGCCAAAAAATATTTGAAAGATTTTCACGGCATTGAAGTGCGCGGTTATCTGTCGCAGCTTGGTCCGATAAAAATTGAATCGGTTGATTGGGATCAAATCGACCAAAACCCGTTTTTCTGCCCGGACGCCAGTAAGGTGCCAGAGATGGAGACCTTTATGCAGGCGCTCAATAAAGAGGGTGATTCCATCGGTGCAAAAATCACCGTGGTCGCCACCAATGTGCCGCCGGGTTTAGGCGAACCTATTTTTGATCGCCTCGATGCCGAAATCGCCCACGCATTGATGAGTATTAACGCGGTAAAAGGTGTTGAAATTGGTGAAGGTTTTGGCTCGGTTGAACAGCGTGGTAGCCAACATCGCGACGAGATGACGCCCGAAGGTTTCTTGTCGAATAACGCGGGTGGTATTTTGGGCGGTATTTCATCCGGTCAGGATATTATTGCCAACATCGCCCTTAAACCTACCTCCAGCTTGCACATTCCCGGTCGCAGTGTAGATGTGCACGGCAATCCAGTTGAAGTAATTACCAAAGGGCGTCACGACCCCTGCGTGGGTATTCGTGCAACACCAATTGCCGAAGCAATGTTGGCCCTGGTGCTGATGGATCACTTACTGCGAAACCGTGGGCAGAATGGTGCGGTGCAGCATTCGGTTCCTGTCATTCCCGGAAGTGTTAAATAA